A single window of Marinobacter sp. LA51 DNA harbors:
- a CDS encoding ABC transporter ATP-binding protein, which translates to MSGPSSASSPSNSSFAALARLLRYARGYRRQIITASICSIINKLFDIAPEILIGVAIDVVVNQEESFVAGLGFETAQEQITILAVLTFFIWAGESLFEYLFQILWRNLAQRLQSDLRQDAYEHAQRLDMSFFEARSSGQLVATMNDDVNQLERFLDGGANAMIQVLVTVVAVGAVFFVLSPLIALLAFTPIPLIIWGAFYFQRKAGPLYADVREKVGDLSSRLANNLGGIATIKSFTSEQREAERLKASSEAYVEANRRAIRISSAFIPVIRMAILAGFLATFTVGGMMALEGSLNVGAYGVLVFLTQRLLWPLTGLAEVIDLFERAMASTRRILDLLAEPVHVRDQASQPMAEPVKGHVRFEQVSFHYPSSGAGIRDIDLTVPAGNTLALVGATGSGKSTLIKLLLRFYDPSHGRILIDDQPIQSVSLKSLRSAIGLVSQDVYLFEGSIRDNLAYGKPDATEADIIDAAKTAEAWSFIEALPDGLDTAVGERGIRLSGGQRQRLSLARALLKDPPILVLDEATSAVDNETEAAIQRSLRRIGHNRTVIMIAHRLSTIVDADTIAVVESGKVVEAGTHDELLEQQGAYHAQWQVQTGQAMPTVPA; encoded by the coding sequence ATGTCCGGCCCTTCCAGTGCCTCCAGCCCGTCCAACAGCAGCTTCGCCGCCCTTGCCCGCCTGCTGAGATACGCCCGGGGCTATCGGCGCCAGATCATCACGGCCAGCATCTGCTCCATTATCAACAAGCTGTTCGACATTGCTCCGGAGATCCTGATTGGCGTCGCCATCGACGTGGTGGTCAACCAGGAAGAGAGCTTTGTCGCCGGCCTGGGCTTTGAAACCGCCCAGGAGCAGATCACCATTCTGGCGGTGCTGACCTTCTTCATCTGGGCCGGTGAATCCCTGTTCGAGTACCTGTTCCAGATCCTGTGGCGCAACCTGGCCCAGCGCCTGCAATCAGACTTACGGCAAGATGCCTATGAGCATGCCCAACGCCTGGATATGAGCTTCTTTGAGGCCCGCAGCTCCGGGCAGCTAGTCGCCACCATGAACGACGACGTTAACCAGCTGGAACGCTTCCTGGACGGCGGCGCCAACGCCATGATCCAGGTGCTGGTGACCGTGGTGGCAGTTGGCGCCGTATTCTTCGTGCTATCCCCACTGATTGCCCTGCTGGCGTTCACCCCCATCCCGCTGATCATCTGGGGTGCATTCTATTTCCAGCGCAAAGCCGGCCCGCTGTACGCGGACGTGCGGGAAAAGGTTGGCGATCTCTCCAGCCGCCTGGCAAACAACCTGGGCGGCATTGCCACCATCAAAAGTTTCACCTCGGAGCAGCGCGAAGCCGAGCGCCTGAAAGCCAGCAGCGAAGCCTATGTGGAGGCCAACCGCCGGGCCATTCGCATCAGTTCTGCGTTCATCCCGGTGATCCGTATGGCGATTCTGGCTGGGTTCCTGGCCACCTTTACCGTGGGTGGCATGATGGCCCTGGAGGGCTCGCTGAACGTCGGCGCGTACGGCGTGCTGGTGTTCCTTACCCAGCGCCTGCTCTGGCCGCTAACCGGCCTGGCTGAAGTGATCGACCTGTTCGAGCGGGCCATGGCCAGCACTCGTCGCATCCTGGATCTACTGGCCGAGCCGGTACACGTACGCGACCAGGCTAGCCAACCCATGGCCGAGCCGGTTAAAGGCCATGTCCGCTTCGAGCAAGTAAGCTTTCACTATCCTTCCAGTGGCGCTGGCATACGGGACATCGATCTGACCGTGCCTGCTGGCAACACCCTCGCCCTGGTCGGCGCTACCGGGTCTGGCAAATCCACCCTGATCAAACTGCTGCTGAGGTTTTACGACCCCAGCCACGGTCGCATCCTGATCGACGACCAGCCTATTCAGAGCGTCAGCCTGAAATCCCTGCGTAGCGCCATTGGCCTGGTGAGCCAGGACGTCTATCTGTTCGAGGGCAGCATTCGGGACAACCTCGCCTACGGCAAGCCTGACGCTACCGAGGCCGACATCATCGATGCCGCCAAAACAGCCGAGGCCTGGTCCTTTATTGAAGCCCTGCCCGATGGCTTGGACACGGCGGTTGGCGAGCGTGGCATACGGTTGTCCGGCGGCCAACGCCAACGCCTGTCCCTGGCACGCGCACTGCTAAAAGATCCACCCATCCTGGTGCTGGATGAAGCCACCAGTGCGGTGGACAACGAGACCGAGGCGGCCATTCAGCGCTCCCTGAGGCGCATTGGCCACAATCGGACAGTGATCATGATCGCCCATCGCCTGTCGACCATTGTCGACGCCGACACCATTGCCGTAGTTGAGTCAGGCAAGGTTGTGGAAGCCGGCACTCATGATGAACTGCTTGAACAGCAGGGCGCCTACCACGCCCAATGGCAGGTGCAGACCGGGCAGGCGATGCCGACAGTGCCTGCCTAA
- a CDS encoding bifunctional diguanylate cyclase/phosphodiesterase, which yields MTTRKRNIWTLFWLVYAGGLVLLAALVSSSWNDTVDRYERHHQSRAEFFAQSVFSILSTQELVLDVVGRELLRRGEFPQVPYALPLLDSILASNPSIAGIGLVRPDGQFIALSSNVNLEQLPNLRGSEITGPSFELTLTEDKLILGRTYFFEALEKWIIPVRKALRDDSGEVVMVVTAGLEIESDRGIFRKDHHSRAADSLMLFRERDGYLQYLDREGVGPADYAAIRRTEEQAREEVVRLEKQTGRTIEAIKADDDAVVFYSQRDSGNYMGAAVYDSRFELWIISESDMAGILRDFFEELAIYLGLFFIVSVLLYFLFNRIDKVEKKRLEELFHQSRHDDLTGLLNRAGLIDQIHTRINSHQPFSMALVDIDNFRGINDRFGQDFGDRVLAEWSRCLRKNAGEEAVVASLGGDEFAVVTHLGEPEQVSNYCWRLLADTSHCIQGGTLELQLGASIGAAIFPENGHSFSSIVRSAHLALHKAKRNRNEVCLFRNDIETGYLRRVHIEQRLRGAMEPNLISMAYQTQVDANGQVIGMEALARWYDKELGYVPPNEFVSVAEASGLMVQLGDYVLDHSLADFSFLPRSEEAPLELSVNISVLQIMQPGFAESVLGKLDYHQVAPSELTLEITETLFMSGHTKILPVLNQLRKAGIRLSMDDFGTGYSSLSLLRTLPIDELKIDKSFIDHISADQQSRNMVESIVAIASNHGLELVAEGVEHKSQADALIAMGCRRFQGFYFSRPVPIERVREQVAASVS from the coding sequence TTGACGACACGCAAGCGAAATATCTGGACGCTTTTCTGGCTCGTGTATGCCGGCGGCCTCGTATTGCTGGCGGCTCTGGTGTCGTCATCCTGGAATGACACCGTTGATCGCTATGAGCGTCATCACCAATCCCGCGCCGAGTTTTTTGCACAATCTGTCTTCAGTATTCTCAGTACTCAGGAGCTGGTACTGGACGTTGTTGGCCGCGAGCTGTTGCGCCGGGGTGAGTTTCCTCAGGTGCCCTATGCGCTGCCACTGCTCGACAGCATTCTGGCCTCCAATCCTTCCATTGCTGGCATCGGGCTGGTGCGGCCAGATGGCCAATTCATTGCATTGAGTTCCAACGTCAATCTGGAACAATTACCCAATCTCCGGGGCTCGGAAATAACGGGCCCCAGTTTTGAACTGACACTCACGGAAGACAAGCTGATCCTGGGTCGGACCTACTTTTTCGAGGCGCTCGAGAAATGGATTATTCCGGTTCGCAAAGCCTTGAGGGACGACAGTGGCGAAGTGGTAATGGTGGTGACCGCCGGTCTCGAAATTGAGAGTGACCGAGGAATCTTTCGCAAGGATCACCACAGCCGCGCGGCCGACAGTTTGATGCTGTTCCGTGAGCGCGATGGTTATCTCCAGTACCTGGACCGGGAAGGGGTTGGCCCGGCGGACTATGCCGCGATTCGACGCACAGAAGAGCAGGCACGTGAGGAAGTGGTACGGCTGGAAAAGCAGACTGGTCGAACCATTGAGGCTATCAAGGCTGATGACGATGCAGTGGTCTTCTATTCCCAGCGTGACAGTGGCAATTACATGGGAGCTGCGGTCTACGATTCCCGCTTCGAGCTGTGGATCATTTCCGAATCCGATATGGCCGGCATTCTCCGGGACTTCTTCGAAGAGTTGGCGATTTATCTGGGTCTGTTCTTCATAGTCTCCGTGTTGCTTTACTTCCTGTTCAATCGCATCGACAAGGTTGAAAAAAAACGTCTGGAGGAACTGTTTCATCAGTCCCGGCACGATGACCTGACAGGTCTGCTCAACCGGGCCGGATTGATCGACCAGATTCACACCCGCATTAACAGTCACCAGCCGTTCAGCATGGCGCTGGTGGACATAGATAATTTCCGTGGCATCAATGATCGGTTCGGTCAGGACTTTGGCGACCGGGTGTTGGCGGAATGGTCTCGCTGCTTGCGGAAGAACGCCGGAGAAGAAGCGGTTGTGGCGAGTCTCGGTGGTGATGAATTTGCTGTTGTCACCCATCTGGGTGAGCCGGAGCAGGTGTCCAACTACTGCTGGCGACTGCTGGCCGACACCAGCCACTGCATCCAGGGCGGTACGCTCGAACTTCAGCTGGGCGCCAGCATTGGCGCAGCCATTTTCCCGGAGAACGGGCATTCGTTCAGCAGCATCGTGCGCAGCGCCCACCTCGCTCTGCACAAGGCGAAACGAAATCGGAATGAGGTGTGCCTGTTCCGAAACGATATCGAAACCGGGTATTTGCGCCGTGTGCACATTGAACAGCGACTTCGGGGGGCAATGGAACCGAACCTGATTTCCATGGCCTATCAGACCCAGGTGGACGCCAACGGACAGGTGATCGGTATGGAAGCCCTGGCCCGATGGTACGACAAGGAACTGGGATACGTGCCGCCTAATGAATTTGTGTCGGTGGCCGAGGCCTCCGGTCTGATGGTTCAGCTGGGCGATTATGTGCTGGATCACAGCCTGGCTGATTTCAGTTTTCTGCCCCGCTCGGAAGAAGCACCGCTGGAGCTGTCCGTAAACATTTCAGTGCTGCAGATCATGCAGCCGGGGTTTGCCGAATCGGTCCTGGGCAAGCTCGACTACCATCAGGTGGCGCCCAGCGAACTGACCCTGGAAATCACCGAAACCCTGTTCATGTCCGGTCACACCAAGATCTTGCCGGTGTTGAACCAACTGCGTAAGGCCGGCATTCGGCTGTCCATGGATGACTTTGGTACCGGTTATTCGTCCTTGAGCTTGTTGCGTACCCTGCCCATCGACGAGCTGAAGATCGATAAATCCTTTATCGATCACATCAGCGCTGATCAGCAATCCCGGAATATGGTCGAGAGTATTGTTGCCATCGCAAGCAACCATGGCCTGGAGCTGGTGGCTGAGGGCGTCGAGCATAAATCCCAGGCTGATGCGCTGATCGCCATGGGATGCCGGCGTTTCCAGGGCTTCTACTTCAGCCGGCCAGTGCCGATTGAGCGGGTTCGGGAGCAGGTCGCCGCTTCTGTGAGCTGA
- a CDS encoding histidine phosphatase family protein — translation MTFRALFFALFSFALSLPLVAAEDNAEAWEALRSGEAILMMRHALAPGMGDPARFELGDCSTQRNLNDEGRAQARSWKPFLAKHGIDEARVYSSQWCRCMDTATEMNMGDVTDWPPLNSFFQNRSEGQRQTREIIEGVNEMGEGAPIILVSHQVNTTALTGVYPASNEGVIIALPLSDAPEILARVSPAQ, via the coding sequence ATGACTTTTAGAGCATTATTTTTCGCGCTGTTTTCTTTCGCATTGTCGCTCCCGTTGGTTGCAGCGGAAGACAATGCTGAGGCCTGGGAAGCCCTCCGAAGTGGCGAGGCTATTCTGATGATGCGCCACGCCCTTGCGCCAGGCATGGGCGACCCGGCTCGATTCGAGCTGGGTGACTGTAGCACCCAGCGCAATCTGAATGACGAAGGGCGGGCGCAAGCACGTTCCTGGAAACCCTTTCTTGCCAAGCATGGCATTGATGAGGCCCGGGTGTATTCCAGCCAGTGGTGTCGTTGCATGGACACGGCGACGGAGATGAATATGGGGGACGTGACTGATTGGCCGCCGTTGAATTCGTTTTTTCAGAATCGGAGTGAAGGGCAAAGACAAACCCGGGAGATTATTGAGGGCGTAAATGAGATGGGTGAGGGCGCGCCGATTATTCTGGTCTCCCATCAGGTGAATACCACGGCGTTGACCGGGGTTTATCCGGCCTCGAATGAGGGCGTGATCATTGCGCTCCCGCTGTCGGATGCGCCGGAGATTCTGGCCCGGGTGTCGCCGGCGCAGTAA
- a CDS encoding YaiI/YqxD family protein has protein sequence MPIWVDADACPVPIREILCRAATRWQIQTTFIANHAINLPPSPYIQRKQVAHGFDVADNEIMDQMTQGDLVITQDIPLAAEAIEKGADVFNPRGQAFTKENIRQRLAMRNFMEEMRNAGQVTGGPAPFSQTDRKEFADKLDRWLQRNRQS, from the coding sequence ATGCCAATCTGGGTCGACGCCGACGCCTGCCCTGTCCCCATTCGGGAAATCCTCTGCCGGGCCGCCACCCGCTGGCAGATCCAGACCACCTTCATTGCCAACCACGCCATCAACCTGCCACCGAGCCCCTACATCCAGCGCAAGCAAGTAGCCCACGGCTTCGACGTGGCTGACAACGAAATCATGGATCAGATGACGCAGGGCGACCTGGTGATCACCCAGGATATTCCGCTGGCTGCCGAAGCCATCGAAAAAGGCGCCGACGTGTTCAACCCGAGAGGCCAGGCCTTTACTAAAGAAAATATTCGCCAACGCCTCGCCATGCGCAACTTCATGGAAGAAATGCGCAACGCCGGCCAGGTTACCGGTGGCCCGGCTCCGTTCAGCCAGACCGATCGCAAGGAATTCGCCGACAAACTGGACCGCTGGCTGCAGCGTAATCGCCAGAGTTAA
- a CDS encoding copper chaperone PCu(A)C, with translation MKVKALLAAALIALTPAWAAAHEFVSEAVHIDHPWSRPTPPGTPMGVGYLVIKNISDADITLVGAQTPRAASVSIHESMMNDGMMSMQPLKNGLTIPSGETVELKPHGYHLMLEKLNGSLQEGESIPLTLKFIGTGSMDVELKVMSLDGDAMKMEMDHAGHDMKQ, from the coding sequence ATGAAAGTAAAAGCCCTGCTTGCCGCTGCGCTGATCGCCCTGACTCCGGCTTGGGCAGCAGCCCATGAATTCGTTTCAGAAGCGGTGCACATTGACCATCCATGGAGCCGGCCGACGCCACCGGGCACACCAATGGGGGTAGGCTACCTGGTGATCAAGAACATCAGCGATGCCGACATAACCCTGGTCGGTGCGCAAACCCCGCGTGCGGCAAGTGTCTCGATCCACGAATCCATGATGAATGACGGCATGATGAGCATGCAGCCGCTCAAGAATGGCCTGACCATCCCCTCCGGCGAAACCGTCGAATTAAAGCCTCATGGGTACCACCTGATGCTGGAAAAGCTGAACGGTTCGCTGCAGGAGGGTGAAAGCATTCCGTTGACCCTGAAGTTCATCGGCACTGGCTCGATGGACGTAGAACTCAAGGTAATGAGCCTCGATGGCGATGCCATGAAAATGGAGATGGATCACGCCGGTCATGATATGAAGCAATGA
- a CDS encoding ABC transporter substrate-binding protein: MFTNRLFTNLLFTKPLARIVAGLCLLLLSATAATQTWQHEQGHLSLDGPPQRIVALNWAATEALLLLGVTPVGVADKSGYATWVREPVLPDHVPNIGTRVAPSLEAIAELEPDLIVTSSEMAPAANLLQQIAPTYVSSVYKKGSQPFAKARQMLITLGEMLDREDRAREILTDIDTTLADQRRRLEAHGAHERPVALVSFLDDRHVRIFAPNGLYQTTLDGLGLDNVWPHDGNYWGFSTVGLEAIAPYPDGRIVVIKPTQPGLSEKLAQSPFWTYLPAVQRNQVYQIEPVWPFGAVFPVKRLAIQLTDALIRGGADNVR, from the coding sequence ATGTTCACTAACCGCCTGTTCACTAACCTCCTGTTCACTAAACCCCTGGCACGGATCGTGGCCGGCCTGTGCCTGCTGCTGTTGTCCGCAACGGCCGCGACGCAAACCTGGCAGCACGAACAGGGCCACCTGAGCCTGGATGGACCGCCGCAACGCATTGTCGCCCTGAACTGGGCCGCCACCGAAGCGTTGCTGCTGTTAGGGGTCACCCCGGTGGGAGTAGCGGACAAATCCGGCTACGCCACGTGGGTTCGTGAACCGGTACTGCCGGACCACGTGCCCAACATTGGTACCCGTGTAGCTCCAAGTCTTGAAGCCATTGCCGAACTTGAGCCAGACCTGATCGTCACCAGCTCGGAAATGGCACCGGCGGCCAACCTGCTACAACAAATCGCGCCCACCTATGTCAGCAGCGTCTACAAAAAAGGCTCCCAACCCTTTGCCAAAGCCCGGCAGATGCTCATTACCCTGGGTGAGATGCTCGACCGGGAAGATCGGGCCCGGGAGATACTGACTGATATCGACACCACCCTCGCGGACCAGCGCCGTCGCCTGGAAGCGCACGGCGCCCATGAGCGGCCAGTGGCGCTGGTCAGTTTCCTGGATGATCGCCACGTTCGCATCTTTGCGCCCAATGGCCTGTACCAGACCACCCTGGACGGTCTTGGACTGGACAATGTCTGGCCCCACGACGGCAACTACTGGGGTTTTTCCACAGTAGGCCTGGAAGCCATTGCGCCCTACCCGGACGGCCGGATTGTAGTGATTAAACCTACCCAGCCGGGCTTATCAGAAAAGCTCGCACAGAGCCCATTCTGGACCTACCTGCCCGCCGTACAACGCAACCAGGTGTATCAGATTGAGCCAGTGTGGCCCTTCGGCGCGGTGTTTCCGGTCAAGCGATTGGCCATTCAGTTAACGGACGCGCTGATCCGGGGAGGTGCAGACAATGTTCGCTGA
- a CDS encoding DUF2784 domain-containing protein yields MVPEAMYLVLADSLLVLHVAFVAYVVLGLLLIYLGHFLSWSWVRNLWFRTTHLIAIGIVVVQSWLGVICPLTTWEMALRSRAGDASYEGSFVQHWLHAILYFSAPEWVFILSYSVFGALVILSWFVIRPR; encoded by the coding sequence ATGGTTCCAGAAGCAATGTACCTCGTTCTCGCGGACTCGCTTCTGGTCCTGCATGTGGCCTTTGTTGCTTATGTGGTGCTCGGCCTGCTACTGATCTACCTGGGCCATTTTCTGAGCTGGTCCTGGGTGCGCAACCTCTGGTTTCGGACCACCCACCTGATTGCCATTGGTATCGTTGTTGTCCAGTCCTGGCTGGGCGTTATCTGCCCGTTAACCACGTGGGAGATGGCGCTGCGCAGCCGGGCTGGCGATGCCAGCTATGAAGGATCATTCGTCCAGCATTGGCTCCATGCCATTCTTTATTTCAGCGCGCCCGAGTGGGTGTTCATACTGAGTTACAGTGTGTTCGGCGCTCTGGTCATACTGAGCTGGTTTGTCATCCGGCCCCGTTAA
- a CDS encoding ABC transporter ATP-binding protein, with protein sequence MSAFFEVSSLGVRIGDTTIVKDINLDFREGEVTALLGHNGSGKSTLLKVLARQLSPAKGEVRLLGNRNHRTDAREFARTVGYLPQHPPGTDGLTVRELVALGRYPWRGPLGRYTTDDYALIDQAIADTGLTPFLHRSVDTLSGGERQRAWIAMLLAQQTRCLLLDEPISALDVKHQVETLRLVHRLAEERDLTVVVVLHDVDLAARFCDRLVALRGGQLIADGTPQAIMNSDTLETIYGVPMGVMERAPGQWVSYVH encoded by the coding sequence ATGTCTGCGTTTTTCGAAGTATCCAGCCTCGGTGTTCGCATCGGCGACACCACCATCGTTAAAGACATCAACCTCGACTTCCGGGAAGGTGAAGTAACTGCCCTGCTCGGCCACAACGGCTCCGGCAAATCAACCCTGCTCAAGGTGTTGGCCCGGCAACTTTCGCCAGCCAAGGGAGAAGTTCGCCTTCTGGGCAATCGCAACCATCGCACCGATGCCCGTGAATTCGCCCGTACCGTAGGTTACCTGCCCCAACACCCGCCCGGCACCGACGGCCTGACGGTCCGCGAGCTGGTGGCTCTGGGTCGCTATCCCTGGCGCGGACCTCTGGGACGTTACACAACTGACGACTACGCGTTAATTGACCAGGCAATTGCCGACACCGGTTTGACCCCGTTCCTTCATCGCTCGGTGGACACCCTGTCCGGTGGCGAGCGCCAACGGGCCTGGATTGCCATGCTGCTGGCCCAGCAAACCCGTTGCCTGCTGCTGGATGAACCCATTTCCGCCCTGGATGTAAAGCACCAGGTCGAAACCCTACGCCTGGTGCATCGACTGGCCGAGGAACGGGATCTGACCGTGGTGGTGGTTCTGCACGATGTGGATCTGGCCGCCCGGTTCTGTGATCGCCTGGTGGCGCTTCGTGGCGGCCAATTGATCGCCGATGGCACTCCGCAGGCGATCATGAACAGCGACACCCTGGAAACCATTTATGGCGTGCCCATGGGGGTCATGGAACGTGCCCCGGGCCAGTGGGTGTCCTATGTTCACTAA
- a CDS encoding methyl-accepting chemotaxis protein — MSVRDRLLLTLFLVGISPVIVMASFSLIEASGAIEKQAFSKLEMLRTLEKEAVDRYLGVIRDQASSMARSEMTQNALRDFSEGFRLYQTGRGGTGPDSALRNYYEREFLPNYREQTDGSQTDVNAILSAIDPAGLALQADYIANNPHPLGQKDKLGAADNGGAYNQAHDAWHPFYRDYIQRFGYYDLFLISPDQGQVVYSVFKEIDYATSLTKGPFRTSPLATAYRRALQQGPEAEPVVVDFTPYLPSYEAPAGFIATPVFNGDELIGVLAFQFPLGRINELMSKKTGLGETGETYLVGPDYLMRSDSHRTPDTHSVVASFRQPKLGAIKTEPVKKALGGEEGSGVFEGRHGESMLVAYAPIDAAGIDWAVVAEVDKAAAFAPVTALIWKAIGIVVVLVLLVLAVTLYTTRKIVRPLGGEPSMLAEIAQKIAEGDLRQKLDDGKAKTGVLDAMRRMSGSLSRIIDQITNASEHQASSAQELAAVTTQTKRNVQLQNEQTEQVAAAVEEMTAAVAEVSRNTSETAEAAKTTQVVVNRGTQQMEVAQNQMREMAADLEEADRTIQTLRQDMEGITKILDTITGIAEQTNLLALNAAIEAARAGEQGRGFAVVADEVRNLASNTRNATDEISQTIHSLVTSSESASSTTARCSGQAQAICLKASESMNELREALASVDRIVEMTTQVASASEQQSLTAEQITESVGTISSMSAETESAIAQISQASEELANLSEQMKANVATFKTR, encoded by the coding sequence ATGTCAGTCAGGGATCGATTGTTGTTGACGTTATTTCTGGTGGGGATTTCGCCGGTTATTGTGATGGCGTCGTTTAGTCTGATTGAGGCCAGCGGCGCCATAGAGAAACAGGCGTTCTCCAAGCTGGAAATGTTGCGCACTCTCGAAAAAGAGGCTGTCGACAGATACCTGGGCGTGATTCGCGACCAGGCAAGTTCGATGGCCAGAAGTGAGATGACCCAGAACGCGCTTCGGGATTTCTCGGAGGGTTTTCGGCTTTACCAGACAGGACGTGGAGGAACCGGCCCGGATTCTGCGCTACGCAACTACTATGAACGCGAATTCCTGCCGAATTACAGAGAACAGACAGACGGCAGTCAAACCGATGTAAATGCCATCTTGTCGGCAATCGACCCGGCCGGCCTGGCTCTGCAGGCTGATTACATCGCCAATAACCCGCACCCACTTGGCCAAAAAGACAAGCTCGGAGCCGCCGACAACGGCGGGGCGTATAACCAGGCGCACGACGCCTGGCATCCGTTCTATCGCGATTACATCCAGCGCTTTGGCTACTATGACCTGTTCCTGATCAGTCCGGACCAGGGCCAGGTCGTGTACTCCGTGTTCAAGGAAATAGACTATGCGACGTCCCTGACTAAGGGGCCGTTTCGCACCTCCCCCTTGGCTACAGCCTATCGGAGGGCTTTGCAACAAGGGCCCGAAGCTGAGCCGGTTGTCGTAGATTTCACCCCCTACCTCCCATCCTATGAGGCGCCGGCCGGTTTTATTGCCACGCCGGTTTTTAACGGCGATGAGCTGATCGGTGTTCTCGCGTTTCAATTTCCATTGGGCCGAATCAACGAGCTGATGAGTAAAAAAACCGGCCTGGGCGAGACCGGCGAGACCTACCTTGTGGGCCCGGACTACCTGATGCGTTCTGATTCTCACCGCACGCCGGACACCCACAGTGTGGTGGCATCGTTCCGGCAACCCAAGCTCGGGGCGATCAAGACTGAGCCCGTGAAAAAAGCGCTTGGGGGCGAGGAAGGCAGCGGGGTCTTCGAGGGGCGCCACGGTGAAAGTATGCTGGTAGCCTACGCGCCGATTGATGCTGCTGGAATTGATTGGGCCGTTGTTGCCGAGGTGGATAAAGCTGCTGCCTTTGCGCCAGTGACTGCGTTGATCTGGAAGGCCATTGGGATTGTGGTGGTGCTGGTGCTCCTGGTGCTTGCTGTCACCCTCTACACAACGCGCAAGATCGTTCGGCCATTGGGTGGCGAGCCTTCAATGTTGGCAGAGATTGCGCAGAAGATTGCCGAGGGTGACCTTCGACAAAAGCTCGACGATGGCAAGGCCAAAACGGGGGTTCTTGATGCCATGCGCCGGATGTCGGGGAGCTTGAGCCGCATTATTGACCAGATTACCAACGCCTCTGAACATCAGGCTTCGTCGGCCCAGGAATTGGCTGCCGTGACAACGCAAACCAAAAGAAATGTCCAGCTGCAGAACGAACAAACGGAACAGGTGGCTGCGGCAGTTGAGGAGATGACGGCGGCCGTTGCCGAAGTCTCGCGGAATACCAGCGAAACGGCAGAGGCGGCAAAGACGACCCAGGTGGTCGTTAACCGGGGCACCCAGCAGATGGAAGTCGCCCAGAATCAGATGCGAGAAATGGCAGCAGACCTCGAGGAGGCTGACCGGACCATCCAGACCCTGCGGCAGGACATGGAGGGCATCACCAAGATTCTCGATACCATTACGGGTATTGCAGAGCAGACCAACCTGCTGGCGCTCAACGCAGCCATCGAGGCTGCACGGGCAGGGGAGCAAGGCCGTGGATTTGCGGTAGTGGCTGATGAAGTGCGGAACCTGGCGAGCAATACCCGTAACGCAACCGATGAGATCAGCCAGACGATTCATTCACTGGTGACGTCTTCGGAATCGGCGTCTTCGACGACCGCGCGCTGCAGTGGTCAGGCCCAGGCTATTTGCCTGAAAGCCAGCGAATCCATGAACGAGCTTCGCGAGGCCCTGGCGTCAGTGGATCGGATAGTCGAGATGACCACTCAGGTGGCGAGCGCGTCCGAGCAGCAGTCGCTGACGGCGGAACAGATCACGGAGAGCGTGGGGACGATATCGAGCATGTCCGCAGAAACCGAATCGGCCATTGCTCAGATATCCCAGGCCAGTGAGGAATTGGCGAATCTGTCGGAACAGATGAAGGCCAATGTCGCGACATTTAAAACCCGCTAG